Proteins found in one Dryobates pubescens isolate bDryPub1 chromosome 1, bDryPub1.pri, whole genome shotgun sequence genomic segment:
- the BDH2 gene encoding dehydrogenase/reductase SDR family member 6, translating into MGRLDGKIIVLSAAAQGIGRAAAIAFAKEGARVIATDINEAKLQELQTYSGIEIRVLDVTKKEQIENLAKEIEKIDVLCNIAGFVHHGTILECEEQDWNFTMNLNVHSMYLMIKTFLPKMLQQKSGNIINMSSVASSIKGVVNRCVYSTSKAAVIGLTKSVAADFIEHGIRCNCVCPGTVDTPSLQERIKARPNPEQALKDFLARQKTGRMATAEEVAHLFVYLASDESAYMTGNEVIIDGGWSL; encoded by the exons ATGGGTCGGCTGGATGGGAAGATCAtagtgctgtctgcagcagcacaggggattGGACGAGCAGCTGCTATA GCTTTTGCTAAAGAAGGAGCCAGAGTCATTGCTACAGACATCAACGAGGCTAAGCTACAAGAACTGCAGACATATTCAG GCATTGAAATACGGGTTCTGGATGTCACCAAAAAGGAGCAGATAGAAAATCTGGCCAAAGAAATTGAAAAGATTGATGTCCTCTGTAACATTGCAGG GTTTGTCCACCATGGAACCATTCTGGAGTGTGAAGAGCAGGACTGGAATTTCACTATGAACCTCAATGTTCACAGCATGTATCTAATGATCAAGACATTCCTTCCTAAG ATGCTTCAACAGAAATCTGGAAATATTATAAATATGTCTTCTGTGGCATCCAGCATTAAAG GAGTTGTGAACAGATGTGTATATAGTACTTCAAAGGCAGCAGTTATTGGTCTGACGAAGTCTGTGGCTGCTGATTTCATTGAGCATGGCATCAGATGCAACTGTGTGTGTCCTG GAACTGTTGACACACCATCCTTACAGGAAAGAATCAAAGCTCGGCCTAATCCAGAGCAG GCATTAAAAGACTTTCTAGCCAGACAGAAGACTGGTAGGATGGCAACTGCTGAAGAAGTGGCCCATCTTTTTGTGTACTTGGCCTCTGATGAA TCTGCTTACATGACTGGTAACGAAGTCATCATTGATGGAGGATGGAGCCTGTGA